The DNA segment ACGGTCAAGCTGTACATCTGGGCTGCAATCATCCTCATCATCGCCGAAGTGATCGGCGCCCTGAGCATTCCGCTGGGGCCCGGCAAGGTCGTGCTGCTGCCCATGGTCTGGGCCCTGCTGATCGGTGCTGCGATCGGGATCGCCAGTCATCGCCTGCCTGGCAGCCTGGCCATCGACAAACGCGCCCAGGCCCGCGCGGCAGCCATTCTGCAGCCGGCGCTACTGGTGTTTATCGCCAAGCTGGGGCTGGTGGTCGGCGGTTCGCTGCCGGTGGTCATGGCGTCTGGCTGGGCGCTGGTGTTTCAGGAGTTCGGGCATTTTGTCGGCACGGTGATTCTCGGCCTGCCGGTGGCGCTGCTGCTGGGTATCAAGCGTGAAGCGATCGGTGCGACCTTCTCGGTAGGTCGCGAGCCGAGCCTGGCGATCATCGGTGAGCGTTACGGCATGGATTCGCCGGAGGGCCGTGGCGTACTGGCGGAATACCTGACCGGTACGTTGTTTGGTGCGTTGTTCATTGCCATCGTCGCCGGCTTCATCACCAGCCTGGGGATTTTCGACCCTAAATCACTGGCCATGGGTTCGGGCATTGGCTCGGGCAGCATGATGGCCGCCGCAGCAGGCGCCATCGCAGCGCAACAGACGCCTGAAGTGGCCAAGGAAGTCATGGCCCTGGCGGCCGCTGCCAACCTGATCACTACCACCTTGGGCACCTACTTCACCCTGTTTATCTCGCTGCCACTGGCAGTCTGGGGTTACCGGGTACTAGAGCCGCTGATCGGTCGCACCACCAAGGCCTCGGTGTTCGACAATGGTCCAGCCAGCAACGAAGTGTCGCTGGAGACCCCAGACCTGGGCTGGCTGGGTCGTATCAGTGCCTGGTTCGCTGCCGGTGGCTTGGCACTGCTGGCCAACTATGTCGGCTACAAAGTGCTGTCACCCGATGCGTTTGCCGGTATGGCGATCATGATTGGTGCAGTATTTGTCGGTGAACTGCTCTGCTCGCTGCTGCGCCGCAAGATCCCGGCGGTGTGCACCGTCTCGGTGGTCGCCATGCTGCTGACTTCACCGCTGTGCCCATGGGCGGCAGAGATTTCCCGGCTGGTGGGTTCGATCAACATGCTGGCGGTGATCACACCCATGCTGGCCTTCGCCGGTCTGTCGATCGCCAAAGACCTGCCAGCGTTCCGGCGCCTGGGCTGGCGCATCGTGCTGGTCTCGTTTCTGGCCAACTTCGGCACCTTTATTGGCGCGGTGCTGATTGCCGAGTTCTTCCACTGATCGACAAATGTTCATGAAAAAAGCCCGCCAGTGCGAACTGGCGGGCTTTTTTCATTCAGCGGTTCGAATCAGCAAGTGCAGCACATCATCGGCATACCATTGCAGCTCATCATCATGGGCATGCTGCAGTCGTTCATCATCTTGTTCATCAGCATGCAGCAGTTGTTCATCATCTCCATGCTCATGCCTGGCATCGGCATCATCATGCACTTCATGCAGTCGGCTTCGATGGTGCAGGTCATCATGCACTTCATCATCGGCATGGGCATGCCCATCGGCATCATCATTGGCATGTTCATGCCGGTCATCATGTTCATCATGTTCATGCCGTTCTCGGACATGCACATCATCGCCATGTTGCCGCAATGCATCATCATCGGCATGCCGCAGTTCATCATCATCGCCATCATTTCGGCGTTGTTCTTGAACATGGCCATGTCCATGCCGGCCGCAGGCTTCATGGTGCACATCATGGCGTCGGCCATCATTTCGCACTTCATGGTCGCCATCATCATCGGCATGCCCATCATCGGCATCATTGGCATGGAAGTGTTCATCGGCATCTGCATTGCGTTCATCATGATCGAAACTCCGTTATCGATAAGCGTGAATAACTGCTTGATGGCGCCGATTCTAAGAATTTGCCGGTTGCGCACAAGATGCCGAAACAGCAGCACCCCATGGGGCACACAACCGGGAAAAGGTCGTGCATGCGCACGAACCGCTGGCTATAGCGGATGATTCGACGCTATTGCGAAACAGCTAATCAGCATCGCTGCGATACCGATGCGATAGATATCGCTTATTGATCTATCCACCTTCAATTCATGAATAAACGTTCTAAAAGCGCCAAATATTTCTCAATACCTAAGCGGTCTTCTTCGGTACTTCGCAAAAATGACGTAAATCTGCCACTCACGCCAACAACTGTGCTGCGGCCAGTTCTCGCAACTGGATAATGTCGCGTTTGGGTGCAATGCCAAACAATCGCCCATACTCGCGGCTAAATTGCGAAGGGCTTTCATAACCCACCTTGAACGCCGCACTGGAGACGTCCAGATGCTCGTTGAGCATCAGCCGCCGGGCTTCGGTCAGGCGCAGCCACTTCTGGTACTGCAACGGGCTCATGGCGGTGAGTTGGCGAAAATGATGATGGAAAGTCGGCGAACTCATCTGCACCCGCGCCGCCAGTTCTTCGACTCGCAGCGCCTTGGCGTAGTTGAGTTTCAGCCAGTCAATCGCCCGCGCGATCCGGTGCCCCTGACTGTCGACACTGACGATCTGGCGCAGTTTGGCGCCTTGGTCGCCGCATAGCAGCCGGTAATGAATCTCGCGCTGGACCATCGGCGCCAGCACCGCAATGGCCTCGGGCTCATCGAGCAATTCCAGCAAGCGCACCATCGGCGTCAGGATCGCCGGGGTGGCGGTGCCGATGCCGACACTCTTGCCGGGGGTTTTGTCACGACTGAGCGCCAGGCCGCCCAACGCAATCAGCTCCGCCATGACCCGCAGGTCCAGTTTGAACACCAACCCCAGGCACGGCTGTTCAGGACTGGCCTGGGTCACTTCTGAGTTGGCCGGCAGGTCAAGCGAGGTGACCAGAAACCGCGAACTGTCGTAAGCAAAGCCCTCACCGCCCGCCCAGAGCTGCTTGGCGCCCTGAGCGACCAACACGATGCTGGGCGGCACCATGCAGCTTTGGGGCGGCGCCAGCTCGTTACGCCGGTACAGGGTCAGCCCGCTGATGGCCGTTTCAAGGTCTCCCGGTTCGGCAACCTGCCGAGCGATCAGGCGGGCCAGTGAAGCTTGTGGGGTGGTCATGGGCGAGCGAACCTGCAGGCTATTTGCTTGAGATGTGCAGAATAATTCGGCCGCCAGAGTGCTCCTACTGAAAATGTGCACAGCCAGCGGATCAGGCAAGAAATCCAGCGAAATACGTTAGCCGGTTCTGGTCGTTACCCGGAAAAATGTTGATCACGACCAACCGCCTGGAGTTTTCCCATGACCATCCATGCTTACGGCGCCCATGCTGGCGACCAGCCGCTCGTTCCGTTGCAAATCACCCGCCGCGCGCCTGGCGCCGACGATGTGCAGATCGACATCGCCTTCTGCGGTATCTGCCACTCCGACCTGCATCAGGTGCGTGCTGAATGGGCCGGCACTCAGTTTCCCTGTGTGCCCGGTCACGAAATCGTCGGTCGGGTTACCGCCAAGGGCGCGCATGTTGCAGCGTTTGAAGTCGGTGATCTGGTCGGCGTCGGCTGCATCGTTGACAGTTGCCAGCACTGTGAAGACTGCGACCAAGGGCTGGAAAACTACTGCGACGGCATGATCGGCACCTACAACTTCCCGACCCCGGACGCCCCTGGCCACACCCTTGGCGGCTACTCGCAGCAGATTGTGGTGCACCAGCGTTATGTATTGCGCATTCGCCATCCTCAAGCACAACTGGCCGCCGTGGCGCCGCTGCTGTGTGCCGGCATCACGACTTGGTCGCCGCTGCGCCACTGGAACATCGGCCCGGGTAAGAAAGTCGGCATTGTTGGTATCGGTGGCCTGGGGCACATGGGCATCAAGCTGGCCCACGCCTTGGGCGCCCATGTGGTGGCCTTCACCACTTCCGAGTCCAAGCGTGAAGCGGCGCGGCAGCTGGGTGCCGATGAAGTGGTGGTGACCGGTAATCCGGACGAACTGGCCGCCCACCGCAAGAGTTTCGATTTGATCCTCAACACCGTGGCGGCGCCCCACGACCTTGATGCCCTGCTGGTGCTACTCAAGCGCGATGCCTGCATGACCCTGGTCGGCGCGCCAGCTTCGCCGCATCCTTCGCCTAACGTGTTCAATCTGATCACCAAACGCCGCACCCTGGCCGGTTCGATGATCGGCGGCATCGCTGAAACCCAGGAAATGCTCGACTTCTGCGCCGAACACAACATCGTCTCGGACATCGAGCTGATCGCTGCCGAACAGATCAACCAAGCCTACGAGCGGATGCTCAAGGGGGACGTCAAGTATCGCTTTGTGATCGACAACGCCACCCTGGCGCCCTGAGCTATCCCTGGCTTGCCGGTGATTGCTCCGGGGCCGCACCGGCTCGCGGTTTTGCTGTTACGCTGAGTGCCCAGATAGTCCTCATATGGTGAAGCTCATGTCTCTGCCCGACCTGCTGATACCCGATGCTGTGAAGACCGAAGCCATTCAGATTCTGGCCGATATCGAACGCGCCGACGGGGTGCTGGAAATGTCCCGGCTCGCCGGGGTTGCCGAGGGCTTTACCCTCGGCCTGGCCTGTTCTCAAGGCTTGGCGCAGGCCGAGCTGGACACCCTGGAGCGGGTGTTCAGCTCGTCGGTCAGCCGCAGGATGGCTGTGCTGCGCAGCCAGGCCTGAGCGCTGGCTGACGACGACTTGACATCCTCCCCGGCCTGAAGGCCGGAGATTCCTACGGCGCTCAGGCGCGGCATCGGGCCGCCCCCGAGTCGCTTCGGTAGGTTCCTGCTGCTGGCGCCATGACCTCTGCGCTCACTTCACAGGCTAACCGGGCGTGTCCCGCCCTTAGTACATTGATCGCCCCGACCACATCGGCGTTGCCTTCGAAACCACATCCCACGCACCTGAACAGCGCCTGCGTCTGGCGGTTGGCCGCCGACACATGGCCGCAACACGGGCACGTGCGGCTGGTATCTCGCGGCGGCACGGCAATCAGCCAGCCGCCGCGCCACGCCAGCTTGTAGTCCAGTTGGCGGCGGAACTCGAACCAGCCCTGATCGAGGATGGACCTGTTCAGGCCAGACTTGGCCCGAACGTTTCTTCCCGGCGCCTCTGCCGTGCCTGCCGCCGACCTGGACATATTGCGTACCTGCAAGTCCTCGATACACACCATCGCGTGGTTTTGGCTGATCGTGGTGGAGCACTTGTGCAGGTAGTCGCGGCGGGCATTGCCGATTCGGGAATGAATGCGCTGGACGCAAGCTTTCGCCTTCTTCCAGTTGCGGCTGAATCTGACCTTGCGGCTCATCGCCTGCTGCGCTTTGCACAGCGCGGTCTCATGGCGTTTGAAGCTGTTAAGGGGTGCGTAGAACGAGCCATCCGAAAGCGTGGCGAACCGGGCAATGCCCATGTCGATGCCGATTGCCGCACCCTGTGCCGTGGGCTGCTCATCAATCTCGCGTTCGGTCTGGATGCTCACGAACCACTTGCCACACGACTGGCTCACGGTGATGTTCTTCACAGTACCCAGCGTCTCGCGGCTGTTGCGGTAGCGCAGCCAGCCCAGCTTGGGCAGAAACAGGCGGCTGTTGGTCTGGTCGAGCTTGATCTGTTTCGGGTCGGGATAGCGCAAGCTGTTGTTCTGCCCCTTCTTCTTGAACCGGGGAAAGTCGGCTCGCTTGGCGAAGAAGTTGGCGTAGGCCCGTCCCAGATCCTTGAGGCTCTGTTGCAACGGGTGAACAGGCGCATCGGCCAGCCATGCGGTTGGCGGGCTATTGCGCCACTCGGTCAGCAACTTGCACAGGCCCGCATAGCCGAGCTTGTTCTCGCCTTGCTCGTGACGTTCCTTCTGCAACGCCAGCGCCTTGTTGAAGACGAAGCGACAGGAGCCCGCAAAGCGGCGCATTTGCCGCTCCTGCCGGCCGTCTGGCATGAGTTCGTACTTGAAGGCTTGAAGTCGTTGCATGCTGCTCTTGAGCCATGAGCAATGAAGACGCCATTAGGCGCGGACGGCACGGTGTTTTCAAGATGCATGCCCATGGGGTCTTTGTAACGAAATACCGCCGTAGAAGGGCATCTGTGTCGCCATGTTACTTCGCATAATCCTGTGGTGGTGCGTCCATCGAACAGCAGCAGCCACCCCACAGCAACCAGGGACGGCTACGCCGTCCGCGCTATCCTTCCCCGCCCTGAACGGCGGGGCTTGTCGCGCCCCGATGGTCAAATCCTGCGTTTGCGGTTCAGGCTCGGGATGGTGGTCGCCGGAATGACCTGTGGCTGCTGCGCCTCATGCCGGGTGTGCAGCGCCAGATCCGCCAGGGTCGGATGGCTGAACAGCGCGCGGGCATCCACGTGCAGGCCGGCCTGGCGCATCCGTGCCACCAGGGTCACGGCCAGCAACGAGTGACCGCCCAACTCGAAGAAGTTGTCGTCGCGCCCTACCCGCTCGACCCCCAGCAATTGCGCCCAGATCCGCGCCAGGGTGGTCTGGGTGTCGCCTTCCGGCGCCCGATAGTCACGGCTGAGCACCGCGTCCTGGCCGGGTTCGGGCAGCGCCTTGCGCTCGACTTTGCCGTTGGGGCTAAGCGGCATGACCGGCAGGCAGACGAACGCCGAAGGGGTCATGTAATCCGGCAGCTGTTCAAGCACATGGGCGCGCAGAGCTTCGATACCCGGCGCACAATGCCCCGCCAGCAGGGTGAAATAGGCCACCAGACGCTGTTCACGCAGCAGCACCACCACCTCGTGCAGCGCCACATGCTGCATCAGCCGCGCTTCGATCTCGCCCAGCTCCAGGCGCAAGCCATGCAGCTTGACCTGGAAGTCATTGCGGCCGAGAAACACCAGATTACCGTCTGCCTCCATACGCACCAGATCGCCCGTTCGGTACAGCCGGTCACCGGCTACAAAGGGGCTGGCGATAAAGCGCTCGGCGTTATGTTGACTCAAGCCTTTATAGCCACGCGCAACGCCTACCCCGCCAACATGCAACTGGCCGCTCACGCCTTGCGGCACCGGCCGGTCATGGGCATCGAGCACGTAGGCACGGGTATTGGGCAAGGGACAACCAATCGGTAGCGCATTGTCCGGCAGCGGCATGTGCGGCTCCAGCGTGAAGGCGCTGCTGTCTACGGTGGCCTCGGTGGGGCCATAGACGTTGTGCAGCCGCACCTGCGGCAAGCGCTCACGAACCTGACGGGCCAGCGAGGCCGTCAGCTCGCCGCCGCCACACACCACATCGGTCAGGCTGGTGCACTGCTCGACACCCTCGGCATCGAGAAACTGCTGCAACAGCGCCGGCACGAACTTGACCACACTGATGCGCCGCTGGCGAACCTCACGCACCAGATAGTCCGGGTCGCGATGCCCGTCCGGCGCGGCCAGCACCAGCCGCAGCCCGGCGGTCAGCGGCCAGAAGAACTCCCACACCGAACCGTCGAAGCTGAACGGCGCCTTTTGCAGTAATGCCGCATCCGGACGCGGCGGGATCAGTTGCGAGCCCCAGTGCACCAGGTTGCATAAACCGCGATGCTCGATCATCACCCCCTTGGGGGTGCCGGTAGAGCCTGAGGTGTAGATCATGTACGCCAGGTTGGCGGCGCTGAAACCGACAGGCTGCGGGTTGCTGTCGGGATGTTGCTGCCAGTCGCACTGGTCGAAATCAAGCCGCGGGAGCTCATGCAGGCTCAGTTGCGCGCGGGTCGCGGCATGCACCATTAGCGCCACCGGCGCGCTGTCGCGCAGCATGTAGTCCAGACGTTCGGCCGGGTAGCCGGGGTCCAGCGGCACATAGGCGCCGCCGGCCTTGAGAATGCCCAGCAAACCGACGACCAGCTCCACACCGCGCTCCACGCACAAGGCCACTCGCTGATCAGGTTTGACCCCGAGGGCAATCAACCGATGCGCCAGGCGGTTGGCTTCAACGTTGAGCTGGGCATAGCTCAGGCTGCGGTCTGCGGCTTGCAGGGCGATGGCCTCAGGCGTGCGCCGCACCTGAGCCTCGAACAGGGTTTGCACGCCCTGCTCGATGGGCCAGTGGGTAGCGGTTGCGTTGTAGTCCAGCCACCAGCGCCGGACTTCGTGATCAGGGGTGACCGCCACCTGATGTAAAGGTTTATGCGGCTCGCACTCCAGTGCCTGAACCAGCCCCTCGATGGCGGTGCGCAGATAGTCCAGAACCCGTTGCGCGCCGATCTGGCGCGGCACCCGCGCGCTGAGCCGGAAACCGCTGTCCGTGTCGTCGACTGCCAGCATCAGGGCGTAGCTAACCACTTCAGTGCTGCTCAATAGCTCGATACCCGGCAGTTTTGCTTCATCCTGATTTGCTGCATGCCGGTAATTGAGCAGGCTGTTGAACAGCGGCGTACTGCCCGTCAGCGCGCTGCACCGCAGCACCTGCGCCAGCGGCGCATGCTCATGGGCCAGCAGCGCGGCCAGCCGCCCATGCACATCAACAGCAGCGCGGCTGACACTCTGGCCGGCGAGCTTGACCCGCAGCGGCAAGGTATTGATGAACATGCCCATGGCCCGGTCGGCACCGTCGCCGGCCAGCAGACGGCCGAGCAGTACCGTACCGAACACCACATCGTCGCGCCCGGCCAGCAGGCTCAGCACCTGGGCCCAGGCCAAGTGATAGAGGCTGGCCGGGCTGACACCCCAATGCCGCGCCTCATGACGCAAGCGCTCGGCCAGGCGCTGGTCCAGCCAGGCCCGCGCCTCTTGATGGTCACGGTCGTCGAGCGGGCGCTCACGCAGGTCGAAGGCCAGGGTCGGCTCGTCAATATCTCCCAGCCATTCACGGAAGAACACCTCATGCCCGGCCTGATGATTGCCCGCCCCGGCCTGGGCCACATAATTGCGATACGGCACCGGTGCGCTCAGGGTCGCACCGGCCCCCTGCAACAGGGCATGAATTTCGGCCATCAGCACCGCCGTGGAGGTGGCGTCGTTGATCAGGTGGTGGAACTGCAACAGCCCCAGCCAACGCCCTTGCTGCACATCTTCAGCACCGGCCAGCGCCATCATCGGTGCGCGGCAAATATCCAGCGGGCGCCGCGCGGCATCGAAACGCTCGCGCAATTGCTGCTGCGCATCGCCCTGCCGGGCATCCAGGCTCAGGTTTTCAACGCTTAGGCGGGCCTCACGCCAGACCACCTGCACCGGTTGCTCAAGCCCCTCCCAGAACAGGCTGGTGCGCAGAATGTCGTGACGATCAATCACCTGCTGCAGGGCCGCCGCAAACGCCTCGAAACACTCGCGGCTGGCAAACGCGAACAGCGCATGCTGTTGATAGGGATCGCGCTCACCGGCGGTCATATGGTGATAGAGCAAGCCTTCCTGCAGCGGCGCCAGCGGGTAGATTTCCTGCACATTGCGCGCCCCGCCCGGTACTGTGGCGACGATCCGCTCAATGTTGGCCTGGTCCAGTTGCAGCAGCGCCAGCATGTCACCGGTGATGTGTTCACAATCGGCCGGCACGCGATTGGCCGCCACGCTCACTTCACGGTTACGGCCCACCGCAGCGGCGAGGTTGGCCAGGGTCGGCTGGCCGAACAGCACCTGCACATCGGCGCTCAGGCCCTGCTGGCGCATGCGTTCGATCAGTTTCACGGCCAGCAGCGAATGCCCGCCCAGCTCAAAGAAATGATCCTGACGGCCCACCTGCTCAACCCCCAGCAGCTCGGCCCACAATGCCGCCAGAACGGTTTCGGTTTCGCCTTCGGGCGCCTGATACTCGCGACGCAACAGGGCCTCGGCGTCGGGTGCAGGCAAGGCGCGGCGGTCCAGCTTGCCGTTGGCAGTCAGCGGCCATTGCGCCATGCGTACATAAGCGTTCGGCAGCAAGGCCGCCGGCAGACACAACTTGAGATGCTCGTGCAGAGCGCCGGGATCGACCGGCGAAAGCTCGGTGAACCAGGTCAACAGTTGCCCGTCATGCACCTGCGCCACCGCATCCTTGACGGCCGCATGGCTGCTCAGCGCGGCTTCAATCTCGCCCAGCTCGACCCGCACACCGCGGATCTTCACCTGGTCGTCATTACGGCCCAGATATTCGAGATTGCCATCGGCCAGCCAGCGCACCAGGTCGCCGGTGCGGTACATCCGCCCGCCATTGAACGGGTCAGTCAAAAAACGCTCAGCGGTGAGGTCTTCACGGTTCAGATAACCGCGAGCCACACCGGCACCGCCGATATACAGCTCACCGACCACACCGATTGGCACCGGCTGTTGCTGCTCGTCCAGCACGTAAGCTTTGGCATTGGCCATCGGCTTGCCGATATGCAGCAGCTCACCCACCTGCATGACGCCAGAGGTCGCCACCACCGTGGCTTCGGTCGGGCCGTAGTTATTGACCACCGCAAAGCCTGGATCACGCAGGAACTGGCGCAGCCGGTCACCGCCGATCAACAGGGTCTTGAGGGTCGGGTGCGGCTGTTGCTGGCTAAAGGCGTATTCCGCTACCGGGGTCGGCAAGAAGCTGACGTCCAGCGGCTGAGCCCGCCACCAGTCGAGCAAGGCTTCGATGTCCTGCTCGCCGTCCTGGGTCGGGGCCAGATGCAAGGTCGCACCGCTGCACAGCGCCGGCCAGACTTCCCAGGCCATGGCATCGAAACCGAAGCCGGCCAGGCTGGAGGTGTGCTTGCCCACGCCCAGATCGAAAGCCTCGCAGTGCCAGTCCACCAGGTTGTTCAGGGTCTGGTGCTCGACCATTACACCTTTGGGCAAACCGGTGGAGCCGGAGGTGTAGATCACGTAGGCCAGGTTATTGACCGTGGCCCGTTGAGTCAGCTCGACGTTTAGCTGGGCTAAAGGCAGACGGTCCAGTTCGATCACCGGCACTGACAACACCGGTAGCCGGCCAACCAGCTCGCTCAAGGTCAGCACCACCTTGGGCTGGCTGTCACTGAGCAGGTAAGCCAGCCGCTCGGCCGGGTGCGCCGGGTCGACCGGCACGTATGCACCACCGGCCTTGAGCACCGCCAGCAAACCCACCAGCGTGTCGAGGCCCCGGCGGGCGACAACGGCCACTCGATCATCGGGCTGCACGCCCTGCGCCAGCAATTGAGCCGCCAAGCCGTTGGCGCGCTGTTCCAGTTGCCCGTAGCTCAGGCTTTGGCCCTGATACACGGCGGCTACGGCGTCGGGCCGTTCGGCAGCCTGCGCGGCCACGCGCTGATCAATGGCCAAGCCCTGTGGGTAACAGGCCTCGCTGCGATTCCATGCATCCAGCTGAGCCTGCTCGGCCGGGGTGGCGATGCTCAGCTCGGCCACTTTCGCGGCTGGGTTGTCCAGGGCCTGTTCCAGCACATGCATCAACCGTTCAGCCAATGCCTCGATGTCGACGGCCTGGAAATACGCCTCGTTGTACACGTAATGAATCCACACCCGGTCGTTGTAGCGGTTGCTGCGCAGGTGGATGGCCAGCGGCGTCGGCTCATGGCGGTTGGAGACCTTGAAGGTATGGGCCAATGCGTCGCCATAACGGTAGTCGTGGTCGTCCTGCTCATAAGACACCGTGACCTCGAACAACTGCGCACGGTCCTCACGCAGCAGACCCAAGGCACGATTGAGCTCACTCAGTGGCAGGCGCTGGTGGCGGAAATCCTGGCGCAACTCGTCACGTATACCCTTGAGCAGCTCAACAAAACTCAGCTCACGGCCAAACGGCATGAGGATCGGGCTGACCTGGGCAAACAGGCCCACAGTCGACTTGAAGCGCGCCCCGGCCCGATTGAGGATCGGCATGCCCACCACCCACTCGTCGCGTTGTTCGGTGCGGGTGAAATACACATGCAACATCGCCAGCAGCACATGAAAAGCCGATGCCTGAGACTCGCCGGCCAATTGTTTCATGCGCTCGTGCAGTCCCGCGCTGAAGGGCTGCACCAGGCTTTGTCCCGGCAATGTCGGTGCTTCGCGATAACGCGGGGTCAGCAGCGGTGCCGGGATACTGCGATATTTATCCAGCCACCAGTCAAGGTCACGGGCATGACGTGGCGAGCCTTGATACACGGCATCGTCTTCAACGAACGTGGCATAGGCTGGCGCGGCTTGCGGGGCTGGCTGCCCGGCGAGCAATGCACTGTAGATTTCCCCCAGCGACTTGAGCATCTGGCCAAAGCCCCAGCCGTCAAGAATCAGGTGATGCGCCTGGGTCGCCAGAAAGTGTCGCTGCTCGTTGAGCCGGATAAGAAAGAAGCGAAACAGCGGCCCGCCATCAAGTGCATAGCTGCGGCGCATCTGTTCCTGGATCAACGCCTGGGCCGCACTGTCGGGGTCATCGAACTGTGAACAGTCATACTG comes from the Pseudomonas sp. StFLB209 genome and includes:
- a CDS encoding non-ribosomal peptide synthetase; translation: MNSTCAAAQALGPACTETFALTCAQRDIWLDQLSRGDSPLYNIGGYVELEGSLAPELLQRAIEQLVARHDALRTVLLPGAGADGLPMQHFAGHAAVHLPQYDCSQFDDPDSAAQALIQEQMRRSYALDGGPLFRFFLIRLNEQRHFLATQAHHLILDGWGFGQMLKSLGEIYSALLAGQPAPQAAPAYATFVEDDAVYQGSPRHARDLDWWLDKYRSIPAPLLTPRYREAPTLPGQSLVQPFSAGLHERMKQLAGESQASAFHVLLAMLHVYFTRTEQRDEWVVGMPILNRAGARFKSTVGLFAQVSPILMPFGRELSFVELLKGIRDELRQDFRHQRLPLSELNRALGLLREDRAQLFEVTVSYEQDDHDYRYGDALAHTFKVSNRHEPTPLAIHLRSNRYNDRVWIHYVYNEAYFQAVDIEALAERLMHVLEQALDNPAAKVAELSIATPAEQAQLDAWNRSEACYPQGLAIDQRVAAQAAERPDAVAAVYQGQSLSYGQLEQRANGLAAQLLAQGVQPDDRVAVVARRGLDTLVGLLAVLKAGGAYVPVDPAHPAERLAYLLSDSQPKVVLTLSELVGRLPVLSVPVIELDRLPLAQLNVELTQRATVNNLAYVIYTSGSTGLPKGVMVEHQTLNNLVDWHCEAFDLGVGKHTSSLAGFGFDAMAWEVWPALCSGATLHLAPTQDGEQDIEALLDWWRAQPLDVSFLPTPVAEYAFSQQQPHPTLKTLLIGGDRLRQFLRDPGFAVVNNYGPTEATVVATSGVMQVGELLHIGKPMANAKAYVLDEQQQPVPIGVVGELYIGGAGVARGYLNREDLTAERFLTDPFNGGRMYRTGDLVRWLADGNLEYLGRNDDQVKIRGVRVELGEIEAALSSHAAVKDAVAQVHDGQLLTWFTELSPVDPGALHEHLKLCLPAALLPNAYVRMAQWPLTANGKLDRRALPAPDAEALLRREYQAPEGETETVLAALWAELLGVEQVGRQDHFFELGGHSLLAVKLIERMRQQGLSADVQVLFGQPTLANLAAAVGRNREVSVAANRVPADCEHITGDMLALLQLDQANIERIVATVPGGARNVQEIYPLAPLQEGLLYHHMTAGERDPYQQHALFAFASRECFEAFAAALQQVIDRHDILRTSLFWEGLEQPVQVVWREARLSVENLSLDARQGDAQQQLRERFDAARRPLDICRAPMMALAGAEDVQQGRWLGLLQFHHLINDATSTAVLMAEIHALLQGAGATLSAPVPYRNYVAQAGAGNHQAGHEVFFREWLGDIDEPTLAFDLRERPLDDRDHQEARAWLDQRLAERLRHEARHWGVSPASLYHLAWAQVLSLLAGRDDVVFGTVLLGRLLAGDGADRAMGMFINTLPLRVKLAGQSVSRAAVDVHGRLAALLAHEHAPLAQVLRCSALTGSTPLFNSLLNYRHAANQDEAKLPGIELLSSTEVVSYALMLAVDDTDSGFRLSARVPRQIGAQRVLDYLRTAIEGLVQALECEPHKPLHQVAVTPDHEVRRWWLDYNATATHWPIEQGVQTLFEAQVRRTPEAIALQAADRSLSYAQLNVEANRLAHRLIALGVKPDQRVALCVERGVELVVGLLGILKAGGAYVPLDPGYPAERLDYMLRDSAPVALMVHAATRAQLSLHELPRLDFDQCDWQQHPDSNPQPVGFSAANLAYMIYTSGSTGTPKGVMIEHRGLCNLVHWGSQLIPPRPDAALLQKAPFSFDGSVWEFFWPLTAGLRLVLAAPDGHRDPDYLVREVRQRRISVVKFVPALLQQFLDAEGVEQCTSLTDVVCGGGELTASLARQVRERLPQVRLHNVYGPTEATVDSSAFTLEPHMPLPDNALPIGCPLPNTRAYVLDAHDRPVPQGVSGQLHVGGVGVARGYKGLSQHNAERFIASPFVAGDRLYRTGDLVRMEADGNLVFLGRNDFQVKLHGLRLELGEIEARLMQHVALHEVVVLLREQRLVAYFTLLAGHCAPGIEALRAHVLEQLPDYMTPSAFVCLPVMPLSPNGKVERKALPEPGQDAVLSRDYRAPEGDTQTTLARIWAQLLGVERVGRDDNFFELGGHSLLAVTLVARMRQAGLHVDARALFSHPTLADLALHTRHEAQQPQVIPATTIPSLNRKRRI